One genomic segment of Amycolatopsis sp. Hca4 includes these proteins:
- a CDS encoding ferredoxin reductase, translated as MARTAVSGRLAWRVARLAEFRDETPTARTLVFDLPGWPGHLAGQHVDVRLTAADGYRAQRSYSLAAPADGDRIELTVQRVADGEVSEHLTGPYAIGDPVEIRGPIGGWFAWRPTDPAPVLLVAGGSGIVPLMAMVRARRAAGVRTPFKLIYSLRTPAELYYADELRTPVAGLDVTYVYTRELPEGRPGLPRRIDVATINTAGWPAEFGASCFVCGPTGFVETVADILVALGHDPHRIRTERFGPSRD; from the coding sequence ATGGCGCGAACAGCGGTATCAGGGCGACTAGCCTGGCGGGTCGCCCGCCTGGCCGAATTCCGCGACGAGACGCCGACGGCGCGCACGCTCGTCTTCGACCTTCCTGGCTGGCCCGGGCACCTGGCCGGCCAGCACGTCGACGTCCGGCTCACCGCCGCCGACGGCTACCGGGCGCAGCGCAGCTACTCTCTCGCGGCGCCCGCGGACGGCGACCGGATCGAGCTGACGGTGCAGCGCGTCGCCGACGGCGAGGTGTCCGAGCACCTTACCGGGCCGTACGCGATCGGCGACCCGGTCGAGATCCGCGGCCCGATCGGCGGCTGGTTCGCCTGGCGGCCCACGGACCCGGCCCCGGTCCTGCTGGTCGCGGGCGGCTCGGGCATCGTCCCCCTGATGGCGATGGTCCGCGCCCGCCGGGCGGCGGGCGTCCGCACGCCGTTCAAGCTGATCTACTCCCTGCGCACCCCGGCCGAGCTGTACTACGCGGACGAGCTGCGCACGCCGGTGGCGGGCCTCGACGTCACCTACGTCTACACGCGCGAGCTGCCGGAAGGTCGCCCGGGCCTTCCGCGCCGCATCGACGTGGCGACGATCAACACGGCGGGCTGGCCGGCGGAGTTCGGCGCGTCCTGTTTCGTCTGCGGCCCGACGGGCTTCGTGGAGACGGTGGCCGACATCCTGGTCGCCCTCGGCCACGACCCGCACCGCATCCGCACGGAACGCTTCGGGCCCAGCCGCGACTGA
- a CDS encoding sulfite oxidase-like oxidoreductase — protein MGVVTPGFQGRARSGNPRLPPGQYLAEDFPVLSAGPTPRVRTETWEFTVTTETGEKHTWSWAELMALPSEKPTVDIHCVTQWSKLDTRWRGVSVDTLVGGLATEADYVMVHAYGGYTTNLPLADLLDGQAWVAYEYGGKPLTPEHGGPARLLVPHLYFWKSAKWVRGLELKTRDEPGFWENAGYHDYGDPWREQRYQGD, from the coding sequence CAGGGCCGGGCGCGCAGCGGCAACCCGCGGCTGCCACCCGGGCAGTACCTGGCTGAGGACTTCCCGGTGCTGTCGGCGGGCCCGACCCCGCGCGTGCGCACCGAGACGTGGGAGTTCACCGTCACCACCGAGACGGGCGAGAAGCACACCTGGAGCTGGGCCGAGCTGATGGCCCTGCCCAGCGAGAAGCCCACAGTGGACATCCACTGCGTCACCCAGTGGTCCAAACTGGACACCCGCTGGCGCGGCGTCTCGGTCGACACGCTGGTCGGCGGGCTCGCCACCGAGGCCGACTACGTCATGGTGCACGCCTACGGCGGGTACACGACGAACCTGCCGCTCGCCGACCTGCTCGACGGCCAGGCGTGGGTCGCCTACGAGTACGGCGGGAAGCCGCTGACCCCCGAGCACGGCGGCCCGGCGCGGCTGCTCGTGCCGCACCTGTACTTCTGGAAGTCCGCGAAGTGGGTGCGCGGGCTGGAGCTGAAGACCCGGGATGAGCCGGGCTTCTGGGAGAACGCCGGCTACCACGACTACGGGGATCCATGGCGCGAACAGCGGTATCAGGGCGACTAG